In one Arachis duranensis cultivar V14167 chromosome 9, aradu.V14167.gnm2.J7QH, whole genome shotgun sequence genomic region, the following are encoded:
- the LOC107465497 gene encoding sodium/hydrogen exchanger 1 translates to MGFELDAVVSKLQNLATSDHSSVVSMNIFVALLCACIVIGHLLEENRWMNESITALLIGVCTGVFILLVSGGTHSHILVFSEDLFFIYLLPPIIFNAGFQVKKKQFFVNFITIMMFGAVGTLISCTIITFGVTQIFKRMDIGPMEIGDYLAIGAIFAATDSVCTLQVLNQDETPLLYSLVFGEGVVNDATSVVLFNAIQSFDLEQIDPSIALQFIGNFLYLFLTSTLLGVGAGLLSAYVIKKLYIGRHSTDREVALMMLMAYLSYMLAELCYLSGILTVFFCGIVMSHYTWHNVTESSRVTTKHAFATISFVAEIFLFLYVGMDALDIEKWSFVSDRPGTSVAVSAVLMGLVLVGRAAFVFPLSFLSNLAKKSSSEKITFRQQVIIWWAGLMRGAVSMALAYNQFTMSGHTQQQSNAIMITSTITVVLFSTVVFGLMTKPLIMLLLPPNPHKGTSSTNSILSPKSVTVPLLAQESEADLEGHEVSRPSSIRNLLTRPTHTVHRLWRKFDDSFMRPVFGGRGFVPVEPGSPTERNGHGWH, encoded by the exons ATGGGGTTCGAATTAGATGCTGTGGTTTCGAAATTGCAAAATCTTGCCACTTCTGATCATTCCTCTGTGGTGTCAATGAACATCTTTGTTGCACTTCTGTGTGCTTGTATTGTTATTGGCCATCTTCTTGAGGAAAATCGGTGGATGAATGAATCTATCACTGCCCTTTTGATT GGCGTTTGCACTGGTGTGTTCATTTTGCTGGTCAGTGGTGGTACACACTCGCATATTCTTGTCTTCAGTGAAGATCTTTTCTTCATATACCTTCTTCCACCTATAATATTCAATGCTGG GTTTCAAGTGAAAAAGAAGCAGTTCTTTGTTAACTTCATCACCATCATGATGTTTGGTGCAGTTGGTACATTAATATCTTGTACCATCATAACCTTCG GTGTTACACAAATTTTCAAGAGGATGGATATTGGTCCTATGGAAATAGGGGACTATCTAG CAATTGGTGCAATATTTGCTGCAACAGATTCTGTGTGCACATTGCAG GTGCTAAATCAAGATGAGACACCTTTATTGTACAGTCTTGTATTTGGGGAGGGTGTTGTGAATGATGCCACATCAGTGGTGCTTTTCAATGCAATCCAAAGCTTTGACCTTGAGCAAATTGACCCGTCAATTGCTTTGCAATTTATTGGCAACTTCTTGTATCTGTTTCTCACAAGCACATTGCTTGGAGTTGGG GCAGGGCTGCTTAGTGCTTACGTTATAAAGAAGCTGTATATTGGCAG ACACTCTACAGATCGTGAGGTTGCTCTTATGATGCTCATGGCATACCTCTCCTACATGCTGGCCGAG TTGTGCTATCTGAGTGGCATTCTCACTGTATTCTTTTGCGGAATTGTTATGTCTCATTATACTTGGCATAATGTGACAGAGAGCTCAAGAGTCACCACCAA GCACGCATTTGCAACCATATCGTTTGTTGCTGAGATATTTCTCTTCCTTTATGTTGGTATGGATGCCTTGGACATTGAAAAGTGGAGTTTTGTCAGTGATAG ACCTGGAACATCAGTAGCAGTGAGTGCAGTATTGATGGGTCTAGTACTTGTTGGAAGAGCAGCTTTTGTTTTCCCGTTATCGTTCTTATCCAACTTGGCCAAAAAGTCATCAAGCGAGAAAATCACTTTCAGGCAGCAA GTGATTATTTGGTGGGCTGGTCTTATGAGAGGTGCTGTTTCAATGGCACTTGCGTATAATCAG TTCACGATGTCCGGGCATACACAACAGCAATCCAATGCTATCATGATCACCAGCACCATCACAGTTGTGCTTTTCAGCACAGTG GTGTTTGGTTTGATGACTAAACCACTCATAATGCTTTTGCTGCCTCCAAACCCTCATAAAGGTACAAGCTCCACGAACAGCATATTGAGTCCAAAATCAGTTACTGTCCCACTTCTTGCCCAAGAATCTGAAGCTGATCTTGAAGGCCATGAAGTTAGTCGCCCAAGCAGTATTCGCAACTTGCTAACCAGGCCAACACACACCGTCCACAGATTATGGCGTAAGTTCGACGATTCATTCATGCGCCCCGTTTTCGGCGGCAGGGGTTttgttcctgtagagcctggtTCTCCAACCGAACGCAATGGCCATGGATGGCATTGA